In Ammospiza caudacuta isolate bAmmCau1 chromosome 2, bAmmCau1.pri, whole genome shotgun sequence, a genomic segment contains:
- the GK gene encoding glycerol kinase isoform X1, whose product MAASLGPLVGAIDQGTSSTRFLVFNAGTAELLSHHQVELKQEFPKEGWVEQDPKEILNSVHECVERTCEKMKELNIDITNIRAIGVTNQRETTVVWDKTTGEPLYNAIVWLDLRTQSTVERLLKRIPGQNKNFLKSKTGLPLSTYFSAVKLRWLLDNVEEIKKAVEDGRAVFGTIDSWLIWSLTGGINGGIHCTDVTNASRTMLFNIHSLEWDPELCKFFEIPMEILPNIRSSSEIYGVMKICPSRESGTLTGVPISGCLGDQHAALVGQMCFQDGQAKNTYGTGCFLLCNTGQKCVFSEHGLLTTLAYKMGKDKPAFYALEGSVAIAGAVVRWLRDNLGIANSSLEVEQLAAEVGTSYGCYFVPAFSGLYAPYWEPSARGIICGLTQFTNKNHIAFAALEAVCFQTREILDAMNKDCGIPLSQLQVDGGMTSNKILMQLQSDILCIPVVKPSMAETTALGAAMAAGAAEGVEVWSLNPEDLTAVTWERFEPQINPEESEYRYARWKKAVMKSMGWEASDSTDGDSSIFSSLPFSVFVMSSMLMLIGAKYLSGK is encoded by the exons ATGGCCGCGTCGCTGGGGCCGCTGGTGGGAGCCATCGATCAGGGCACCAGCTCCACCCGCTTCCTG GTGTTTAatgcaggaacagcagagctCTTGAGTCACCATCAAGTGGAACTAAAGCAAGAATTCCCTAAAGAAGG ATGGGTGGAACAAGATCCAAAGGAAATATTAAACTCTGTCCATGAATGCGTGGAAAGGACCtgtgagaaaatgaaagaaCTGAACATAGACATCACTAACATAAGAG CCATTGGAGTCACCAATCAGAGAGAAACAACAGTGGTTTGGGACAAGACAACTGGAGAACCTCTTTATAATGCTATTG TGTGGCTTGACCTGAGAACCCAGTCAACAGTTGAACGTCTTCTTAAAAGAATTCCtggacaaaacaaaaattttttaaag tcTAAGACCGGTCTTCCACTTAGCACTTACTTTAGTGCAGTGAAACTTCGGTGGCTTTTGGATAATGTGGAGGAGATTAAGAAAGCAGTTGAGGATGGAAGAGCTGTGTTTGGGACTATTGATTCATGGCTTATATGG agTTTGACAGGTGGAATAAATGGAGGCATTCACTGTACAGATGTCACCAATGCCAGTAGAACAATGTTGTTCAACATTCATTCCTTGGAATGGGATCCTGAGCTCTGCAA GTTCTTTGAAATTCCTATGGAAATACTTCCAAACATACGAAGCTCCTCTGAGATTTATGGTGTGATG AAAATCTGTCCTAGCCGG GAATCTGGAACTTTGACAGGTGTACCAATTTCTGGG TGCTTGGGTGACCAGCATGCTGCTCTTGTTGGGCAAATGTGCTTTCAAGATGGACAAGCAAAAAACAC GTACGGAACAGGTTGTTTCTTGCTGTGCAACACAGGTCAGAAG TGTGTGTTTTCTGAGCATGGTCTTTTAACCACACTAGCTTACAAAATGGGCAAAGACAAACCTGCTTTTTATGCACTGGAG GGATCCGTTGCAATAGCTGGGGCTGTCGTTCGCTGGCTGAGGGACAATCTGGGTATTGCTAACTCTTCCCTGGAAGTTG AACAACTGGCTGCAGAGGTGGGAACTTCCTATGGCTGCTACTTTGTGCCAGCATTTTCAGGACTGTATGCACCATACTGGGAACCCAGTGCAAGGGG TATCATCTGTGGCCTTACTCAGTTTacaaataaaaaccacattGCCTTCGCTGCACTAGAAGCAGTCTGCTTTCAAACACGAGAG ATTCTAGATGCTATGAACAAGGACTGTGGGATTCCACTAAGTCAGTTACAAGTAGATGGAGGAATGACCAGTAACAAAATCCTCATGCAACTTCAATCAGACATTCTCTGTATTCCAGTAG TAAAGCCATCAATGGCTGAAACAACAGCTTTAGGAGCTGCtatggcagcaggagctgcagagggtgTTGAAGTTTGGAGTCTGAATCCTGAAGATTTGACAGCAGTGACATGGGAACGATTTGAACCACAGATAAACCCAGAGG AAAGTGAATATCGCTATGCCAGGTGGAAGAAAGCTGTGATGAAGTCTATGGGATGGGAGGCATCTGACAGTACAGATG GTGACAGTAGTATCTTCTCTAGTCTGCCTTTCAGTGTTTTTGTTATGAGTAGCATGCTAATGTTAATCGGAGCAAAGTACCTCTCAG gTAAATGA
- the GK gene encoding glycerol kinase isoform X2, which translates to MAASLGPLVGAIDQGTSSTRFLVFNAGTAELLSHHQVELKQEFPKEGWVEQDPKEILNSVHECVERTCEKMKELNIDITNIRAIGVTNQRETTVVWDKTTGEPLYNAIVWLDLRTQSTVERLLKRIPGQNKNFLKSKTGLPLSTYFSAVKLRWLLDNVEEIKKAVEDGRAVFGTIDSWLIWSLTGGINGGIHCTDVTNASRTMLFNIHSLEWDPELCKFFEIPMEILPNIRSSSEIYGVMKICPSRESGTLTGVPISGCLGDQHAALVGQMCFQDGQAKNTYGTGCFLLCNTGQKCVFSEHGLLTTLAYKMGKDKPAFYALEGSVAIAGAVVRWLRDNLGIANSSLEVEQLAAEVGTSYGCYFVPAFSGLYAPYWEPSARGIICGLTQFTNKNHIAFAALEAVCFQTREILDAMNKDCGIPLSQLQVDGGMTSNKILMQLQSDILCIPVVKPSMAETTALGAAMAAGAAEGVEVWSLNPEDLTAVTWERFEPQINPEESEYRYARWKKAVMKSMGWEASDSTDGK; encoded by the exons ATGGCCGCGTCGCTGGGGCCGCTGGTGGGAGCCATCGATCAGGGCACCAGCTCCACCCGCTTCCTG GTGTTTAatgcaggaacagcagagctCTTGAGTCACCATCAAGTGGAACTAAAGCAAGAATTCCCTAAAGAAGG ATGGGTGGAACAAGATCCAAAGGAAATATTAAACTCTGTCCATGAATGCGTGGAAAGGACCtgtgagaaaatgaaagaaCTGAACATAGACATCACTAACATAAGAG CCATTGGAGTCACCAATCAGAGAGAAACAACAGTGGTTTGGGACAAGACAACTGGAGAACCTCTTTATAATGCTATTG TGTGGCTTGACCTGAGAACCCAGTCAACAGTTGAACGTCTTCTTAAAAGAATTCCtggacaaaacaaaaattttttaaag tcTAAGACCGGTCTTCCACTTAGCACTTACTTTAGTGCAGTGAAACTTCGGTGGCTTTTGGATAATGTGGAGGAGATTAAGAAAGCAGTTGAGGATGGAAGAGCTGTGTTTGGGACTATTGATTCATGGCTTATATGG agTTTGACAGGTGGAATAAATGGAGGCATTCACTGTACAGATGTCACCAATGCCAGTAGAACAATGTTGTTCAACATTCATTCCTTGGAATGGGATCCTGAGCTCTGCAA GTTCTTTGAAATTCCTATGGAAATACTTCCAAACATACGAAGCTCCTCTGAGATTTATGGTGTGATG AAAATCTGTCCTAGCCGG GAATCTGGAACTTTGACAGGTGTACCAATTTCTGGG TGCTTGGGTGACCAGCATGCTGCTCTTGTTGGGCAAATGTGCTTTCAAGATGGACAAGCAAAAAACAC GTACGGAACAGGTTGTTTCTTGCTGTGCAACACAGGTCAGAAG TGTGTGTTTTCTGAGCATGGTCTTTTAACCACACTAGCTTACAAAATGGGCAAAGACAAACCTGCTTTTTATGCACTGGAG GGATCCGTTGCAATAGCTGGGGCTGTCGTTCGCTGGCTGAGGGACAATCTGGGTATTGCTAACTCTTCCCTGGAAGTTG AACAACTGGCTGCAGAGGTGGGAACTTCCTATGGCTGCTACTTTGTGCCAGCATTTTCAGGACTGTATGCACCATACTGGGAACCCAGTGCAAGGGG TATCATCTGTGGCCTTACTCAGTTTacaaataaaaaccacattGCCTTCGCTGCACTAGAAGCAGTCTGCTTTCAAACACGAGAG ATTCTAGATGCTATGAACAAGGACTGTGGGATTCCACTAAGTCAGTTACAAGTAGATGGAGGAATGACCAGTAACAAAATCCTCATGCAACTTCAATCAGACATTCTCTGTATTCCAGTAG TAAAGCCATCAATGGCTGAAACAACAGCTTTAGGAGCTGCtatggcagcaggagctgcagagggtgTTGAAGTTTGGAGTCTGAATCCTGAAGATTTGACAGCAGTGACATGGGAACGATTTGAACCACAGATAAACCCAGAGG AAAGTGAATATCGCTATGCCAGGTGGAAGAAAGCTGTGATGAAGTCTATGGGATGGGAGGCATCTGACAGTACAGATG gTAAATGA